Proteins encoded within one genomic window of Candidatus Zymogenaceae bacterium:
- a CDS encoding metallophosphoesterase → MKMSGLCFRLLVSLLPVILFLLSPPAAHSQEAPVIVYGDSRHSHDVHRTIVSAITAENPSAVFHTGDYVTDPGREDQWNTFFEIIAPLNNTTSFYPARGNHDGGGTSFASRFSLPGGVTWYAADVSDMRFLVLDSNASLSPTSPQYRWLTDELSSADARYLCVVLHHPIYNSTAGGHVEDEKKLIPSIEGILIDSGVDLVFSGHVHAYERLEKSGVIYVISGGGGAGLYRQVERSNCSAVYEMKHHYVRIFHKDDGLVVEAVALDGSVIDSFTVDGD, encoded by the coding sequence ATGAAGATGTCCGGTCTCTGTTTTCGCCTCTTGGTGTCTCTTTTGCCCGTCATTTTATTTCTTTTGTCTCCGCCTGCGGCACACAGCCAGGAGGCCCCGGTAATCGTCTACGGAGACAGTCGACACAGTCACGACGTCCATCGTACCATCGTGTCGGCGATCACGGCGGAAAATCCCTCAGCTGTCTTTCACACCGGCGATTACGTGACCGACCCCGGCCGGGAAGACCAGTGGAACACCTTTTTCGAGATCATCGCCCCCCTCAACAACACGACATCATTCTATCCCGCAAGAGGGAACCACGACGGAGGCGGAACATCCTTCGCCTCCCGATTTTCTCTCCCCGGAGGGGTCACGTGGTACGCGGCGGATGTTTCGGACATGCGCTTTCTCGTGCTCGACAGCAATGCGTCCCTCTCCCCTACATCACCGCAATACCGCTGGCTCACCGACGAGCTCTCCTCAGCGGATGCGCGGTATCTCTGTGTTGTGCTTCACCACCCGATCTACAACAGCACCGCCGGGGGGCACGTCGAGGATGAGAAGAAATTGATCCCCTCCATCGAAGGCATATTGATCGACTCGGGCGTCGACCTTGTCTTCTCCGGTCATGTCCATGCCTACGAGCGGCTTGAGAAGAGCGGCGTGATATACGTGATTTCCGGCGGTGGCGGAGCGGGACTCTACAGACAGGTCGAGCGAAGCAACTGCAGCGCGGTCTACGAGATGAAGCACCACTACGTGAGAATATTCCATAAAGACGACGGGCTTGTTGTAGAGGCGGTCGCCCTCGACGGGAGTGTCATCGATTCCTTCACCGTGGACGGCGATTGA
- a CDS encoding 4-hydroxyphenylacetate 3-hydroxylase family protein — protein MTLMDGKAYEESLRRLNLVVYMFGERIHNVVDDPIIRPSMKAVAATYDLLHRPEHEDLMSAVSHLTGNRINRFCHIHQSTEDLVKKSKMGRLLGAHTACCFQRCVGMDALNALSIVTYDIDQKHATNYHRRFLDYLAFVQENDLMCDGAMTDPKGDRGLPPHKQPDPDAFLRVVERRTDGIVVRGAKAHQTGAVNSHEIIVMPTIALREEDTDYAVSFALPSDTDGIVYIMGRQSCDTRKLEAGMMDRGNQFFGGHEALVVFDDVFVPNERIFMLGEYEFAGDLVERFASYHRQSYACKVGVGDVLIGAAAAAAEYNGVARASHIKDKLIEMNHLNETLFCGCIACASEGSREPSGTYCVNTLLANVHKQNVTRFPYEIARLAQDIAGGLMVTLPSEADLRSEAVGKWMEKYFRGIAGAPTEHRLRILRLIENLTLGTAAVGYLTESMHGAGSPQAQRIMISRSVNMSEKMKRARKLAGIDE, from the coding sequence ATGACCCTCATGGACGGAAAGGCGTACGAGGAATCATTGAGAAGGCTCAATCTCGTCGTCTATATGTTCGGCGAGCGGATCCATAACGTGGTGGACGACCCCATCATCCGCCCGTCGATGAAGGCGGTGGCGGCCACGTACGATCTGCTGCACAGGCCGGAGCACGAGGATCTGATGTCGGCGGTCTCCCACCTGACCGGGAATAGAATCAATCGATTCTGTCATATTCATCAATCCACCGAGGACCTGGTCAAAAAGAGTAAGATGGGACGCCTCCTGGGTGCGCATACCGCCTGCTGTTTTCAGCGGTGTGTGGGAATGGACGCCCTCAACGCCCTCTCCATCGTCACCTACGACATCGATCAGAAGCATGCCACGAACTACCACCGGCGCTTCCTCGACTACCTCGCCTTTGTGCAGGAAAACGACCTGATGTGCGACGGCGCCATGACCGACCCGAAGGGAGATCGGGGACTCCCCCCCCACAAGCAGCCGGACCCGGACGCCTTTTTGCGTGTGGTTGAGCGGCGGACCGACGGGATCGTGGTCAGGGGGGCGAAGGCCCACCAAACCGGGGCCGTCAATTCCCACGAGATCATCGTCATGCCCACCATCGCGCTCAGAGAGGAGGACACCGACTACGCCGTGTCGTTCGCCCTCCCCAGCGATACGGACGGTATCGTCTACATCATGGGCAGGCAATCCTGCGACACCCGAAAGCTCGAAGCGGGAATGATGGATCGGGGGAATCAGTTCTTCGGTGGGCACGAGGCGCTGGTCGTCTTCGACGACGTCTTCGTCCCGAACGAGCGCATCTTCATGCTGGGGGAGTATGAATTCGCCGGCGATCTGGTGGAACGGTTCGCGTCCTATCACCGCCAGAGCTACGCCTGCAAGGTGGGGGTGGGTGACGTCCTCATCGGCGCCGCGGCCGCCGCGGCCGAGTACAACGGGGTGGCCCGGGCCTCGCACATCAAGGACAAGCTCATCGAGATGAACCACCTCAACGAGACCCTTTTTTGCGGGTGCATCGCCTGCGCGTCGGAGGGGAGCAGAGAGCCCTCGGGAACCTACTGCGTCAACACACTCCTTGCCAACGTACACAAGCAGAACGTCACCCGGTTTCCCTACGAGATCGCCCGGCTGGCCCAGGATATCGCCGGAGGGCTGATGGTAACGCTCCCATCCGAGGCGGACCTGCGGTCGGAGGCGGTCGGGAAGTGGATGGAGAAATACTTCAGAGGGATTGCTGGTGCGCCCACGGAACACCGGCTTCGGATCCTGCGCCTTATCGAGAACCTGACGCTGGGCACGGCGGCCGTGGGGTATCTGACCGAATCGATGCACGGCGCCGGTTCGCCCCAAGCCCAGCGCATCATGATCTCCCGCTCCGTCAACATGAGTGAAAAGATGAAGCGGGCCAGGAAGCTTGCCGGCATCGATGAGTGA
- a CDS encoding radical SAM protein: protein MANLLLTTRCVRSCPYCFARKEMENSPDGHTLSWENFLYVVDFLEASSARHISLLGGEPTLHPDFVDIVLYLMERRFHVTVFTSGIMSENKLGELSEHLTSIPIEHLNFVVNINNPEQTPAAENETKQLHRFLSIMGPWSAVGFNIYRTDFEIDFIFDLIGRFGLKRHVRFGMASPIPGVDNLSISPDDMKDVVARLYSYRPQFDRFRVSPGLDCGFPMCAFTDEQLGWIFRVSGPVRFGCGPAVDIMPDLSVYACFPLSTLHKRSLLEFNSLQEAADFYMDLNRKIRTELAGIFDECDGCRHREEGRCSGGGVCHLMNSFMNEAPVRLMEIESELAKSRLSSQP, encoded by the coding sequence GTGGCAAATCTCCTGCTGACAACCCGGTGCGTACGATCCTGCCCCTACTGTTTCGCCAGAAAAGAGATGGAAAATTCGCCGGACGGCCACACGCTCTCCTGGGAAAACTTCTTGTATGTGGTGGATTTCCTCGAGGCTTCCTCGGCACGCCACATTTCACTTCTCGGCGGTGAACCGACGCTCCACCCCGATTTTGTCGATATCGTTCTCTATCTCATGGAACGCCGCTTTCACGTGACCGTCTTTACCAGCGGCATCATGTCCGAAAATAAACTGGGGGAACTTTCGGAGCACCTTACCTCCATTCCGATCGAGCATCTCAACTTCGTGGTGAATATCAACAACCCGGAGCAAACACCGGCGGCTGAAAATGAAACAAAGCAGCTTCATAGATTTCTCTCTATCATGGGACCCTGGAGCGCCGTCGGCTTCAACATCTACCGCACGGATTTCGAGATCGATTTCATCTTCGACCTCATCGGTCGATTCGGACTGAAGCGGCATGTTCGGTTCGGAATGGCCTCACCCATCCCGGGTGTCGATAATCTTTCTATTTCCCCCGATGATATGAAAGACGTCGTCGCCCGCCTCTATTCCTATCGTCCCCAGTTCGACCGGTTCCGTGTGAGCCCCGGCCTGGATTGCGGCTTCCCGATGTGCGCCTTTACCGACGAGCAGCTCGGGTGGATATTCCGCGTATCCGGGCCCGTACGGTTCGGGTGCGGACCGGCCGTGGATATTATGCCGGACCTGTCTGTGTACGCATGTTTTCCCCTTTCGACGCTGCACAAGCGATCGCTCTTGGAATTCAACTCACTGCAGGAAGCGGCGGATTTCTATATGGACCTCAACCGAAAAATCAGGACCGAGCTGGCCGGTATCTTCGATGAGTGCGACGGCTGTCGACATCGGGAGGAAGGGCGCTGCAGTGGTGGGGGTGTCTGTCACCTCATGAACAGCTTCATGAATGAGGCGCCGGTTCGCCTGATGGAGATAGAAAGTGAGCTCGCCAAATCTCGTTTGTCCTCACAACCGTAA
- a CDS encoding LptF/LptG family permease, translating into MQTIIPKHIIWEVLGNFLLGLSILTFVILMGRIFQLMDLIVNKGLGLLQILNMLWMMLPYLLVFSIPMSLALAIILTLGRASRDYEVVALKTSGVSIYQLIRPILLFSILMYFVTSYMIMYVAPRNNYNFKNFLVSVVSAQINIALDEKVFNNINGMIIYIDRIPVGSDHFYGIMIHDDANLEVELTIIAREGYIINNDDESNVIIRMLDANVLLDDKFSDSDKYLAVSSYDLNIDIFGDTDEEGNIKKKDRERTINEMFETVASIEKQLDYYENEYETPPDNDNPYAEKEWIVNDFNSQINRRYTDISERFALPFACIVFMLMGIPLGIQTNPRGKSGSLILGLIVLLIYYIFMAIGEFLGKNGIVQPLYSMWIGNIVLGIAGVYMLVKTGRESPVYIIVLYNDLMEFIRKMWARVSR; encoded by the coding sequence ATGCAAACCATTATACCAAAACATATCATCTGGGAGGTGTTGGGCAATTTCCTTTTGGGGCTCTCCATCCTCACATTTGTCATCCTCATGGGCAGGATATTCCAACTCATGGACCTGATCGTCAACAAGGGTCTGGGATTGCTGCAAATACTGAACATGCTCTGGATGATGCTTCCGTATCTCCTGGTTTTTTCCATTCCGATGTCCCTGGCTCTGGCAATCATCCTGACACTGGGACGGGCATCCAGAGATTACGAGGTCGTCGCCCTGAAGACCTCGGGGGTGAGCATCTACCAGCTCATCCGTCCCATTTTACTCTTCAGCATACTCATGTACTTCGTCACGTCATACATGATTATGTACGTCGCTCCCCGGAACAACTACAATTTCAAGAATTTCCTGGTCAGTGTCGTCTCCGCTCAGATCAATATCGCCCTCGACGAAAAGGTCTTCAATAACATCAACGGGATGATTATCTACATCGATCGGATCCCGGTCGGTTCGGATCATTTCTACGGCATCATGATCCATGACGATGCGAATCTCGAAGTGGAGCTGACCATCATCGCCCGGGAGGGCTACATCATCAATAATGATGATGAGTCCAACGTCATCATCAGGATGCTGGACGCGAACGTGCTCCTTGACGACAAGTTCAGCGACTCGGATAAGTACCTGGCCGTAAGCAGTTATGACTTGAATATCGACATTTTCGGAGACACCGACGAAGAGGGCAACATCAAAAAGAAGGACAGGGAACGAACCATAAACGAGATGTTCGAAACCGTGGCCTCTATTGAAAAACAGCTTGACTACTACGAAAACGAATACGAAACGCCGCCCGACAATGATAATCCGTATGCCGAAAAAGAGTGGATCGTCAATGATTTCAATTCACAGATAAACCGTCGCTACACCGATATATCCGAGCGGTTCGCCTTACCCTTCGCGTGCATCGTTTTCATGCTGATGGGTATCCCCCTGGGTATTCAGACAAATCCCCGAGGAAAATCGGGCAGTCTCATCCTGGGATTGATCGTTCTCCTTATCTATTACATTTTCATGGCAATCGGGGAATTCCTCGGGAAAAACGGAATCGTTCAACCGCTCTATTCCATGTGGATCGGAAATATCGTCCTGGGTATTGCCGGGGTGTACATGCTGGTGAAAACCGGCCGTGAATCGCCGGTTTACATTATTGTTCTGTATAATGATCTCATGGAGTTCATACGCAAGATGTGGGCAAGGGTGAGTCGATGA
- a CDS encoding nitroreductase family protein — MDAIEAIMTRRSIRKYTDTPITDDQVKQILSAAMAAPTAGNQQAWEFVVITDRKVLNALPDVHPYSRMLLKAPAAVLVCGNLETETKEGYFPQDCAAATQNILLAANALGLGAVWLGVHPREERVTGIRKLLRIPDHVVPVSLVALGHPAESHPRVDRYDEKKVHKDTW, encoded by the coding sequence ATGGACGCCATTGAAGCCATCATGACCAGACGGAGTATCAGAAAATATACCGATACACCGATTACAGACGACCAGGTGAAGCAGATACTCTCCGCCGCCATGGCCGCCCCCACCGCCGGGAATCAGCAGGCGTGGGAGTTCGTCGTCATCACCGACCGAAAGGTACTGAACGCCCTCCCGGATGTGCATCCCTATTCACGAATGCTTCTGAAAGCGCCGGCGGCCGTCCTGGTGTGCGGCAACCTCGAGACGGAGACGAAAGAGGGATACTTCCCTCAGGACTGCGCCGCGGCCACGCAGAATATCCTTCTGGCCGCCAACGCCCTGGGGCTGGGGGCCGTCTGGCTGGGGGTACATCCCAGGGAGGAGCGGGTGACCGGGATCAGGAAGCTTCTGAGAATCCCCGATCACGTGGTGCCGGTTTCCCTGGTGGCGCTCGGCCATCCGGCGGAGTCCCACCCGCGGGTCGATCGGTACGACGAGAAGAAGGTGCACAAGGACACCTGGTAG
- a CDS encoding SPASM domain-containing protein produces MTTMIFKPTEACNGNCIYCDVVRKDAAGDNTLSVERLELLFVRINEYLENHPRERFQLIWHGGEPLILGPDYFEQAYRFQQTHCAETKGRLTHEIQSNMTLFSSKFVEIFKKLGITKVSTSYDPIPNIRGLGKTIDSDAYNRSFLKGVRALEEAGLDWAMIYVVTRFSLERPLDLFYFLTNFTPDGSVMFNPVYFFERQPMDLAITPDEFVDFLGKIFTVWWPHRDRYPTIQPFYSLTKTIVDGQPSLICGESGACADSHISLGPSGTLSQCGRSSDWNLIRLGSLDDITLDEAFAAEGKETLRERQAIVRQGDCASCRFWDICHGGCPLDAMVDTGSFMNRSPLCVVKRRFIEEYFEPITGVRYTPEEKREITAAPHPEYRPMRPHMPPPPPGRIRPADRPATGNIWINPIGGLGDALMLSGVLKAAVDRDPTRSFKLIARSPFVPIFSGHPAISEIGHPKPNSPIIATAYWDDPDFREGRMRAYQVLARLFNLPTPIEETLYLADDHGPDPDLLARIPLKETNILVAPSAGTPRKEMPIEMWEELVGRMIDEGFGVIQAGTSTSRQIRGAYSLRGILTIPEAAMLPGYVDAVVTSASFFMHAAHLCDTAAVVLWGPTDHRQYGYSGQAHLQAHCPTDQNVPCIRSGRGPGYGSPCPLGMDHCMHRHDIDDVFRSLIELLEGTKDARRQADPSGSRPAR; encoded by the coding sequence ATGACGACCATGATTTTCAAGCCCACCGAGGCCTGCAACGGCAACTGTATCTACTGCGACGTGGTCAGAAAGGACGCGGCCGGGGACAACACATTGTCTGTTGAGCGCCTGGAGCTGTTGTTCGTGCGCATCAACGAGTACCTTGAGAATCATCCCCGGGAGCGGTTTCAACTGATCTGGCACGGAGGGGAGCCGCTCATTCTCGGTCCCGATTACTTCGAGCAGGCCTATCGTTTCCAACAAACCCACTGCGCGGAGACGAAGGGACGCCTCACCCATGAAATCCAGTCCAACATGACCCTGTTCTCTTCGAAGTTCGTCGAGATATTCAAAAAACTCGGCATCACCAAGGTGAGCACCAGCTACGATCCAATACCGAACATCCGGGGCCTGGGAAAAACCATAGACTCAGACGCCTACAACAGGAGTTTTCTGAAGGGCGTCCGTGCCCTGGAGGAGGCGGGGCTCGATTGGGCGATGATCTACGTGGTGACCAGGTTCTCCCTGGAAAGACCCCTCGACCTGTTTTACTTCCTGACAAACTTCACGCCGGACGGATCGGTGATGTTCAACCCGGTCTATTTCTTCGAGCGCCAGCCGATGGACCTCGCCATCACCCCCGACGAGTTCGTCGACTTCCTGGGAAAAATCTTTACGGTCTGGTGGCCCCACAGGGATCGCTACCCCACGATACAGCCCTTCTATTCTTTGACCAAGACGATCGTGGACGGACAGCCCTCGCTTATCTGCGGCGAATCCGGAGCCTGCGCCGATTCCCACATCAGCCTTGGACCGTCGGGGACCCTCTCCCAGTGCGGGAGATCTTCGGATTGGAACCTTATCCGACTCGGCTCCCTGGATGACATCACCCTCGACGAGGCGTTCGCCGCCGAGGGGAAGGAGACACTGAGGGAGAGGCAGGCAATCGTCCGTCAGGGCGATTGTGCGTCGTGCCGGTTCTGGGATATCTGCCACGGCGGGTGCCCGCTGGACGCGATGGTGGATACCGGCTCGTTCATGAACAGGTCCCCGCTGTGCGTCGTCAAACGCCGATTCATCGAGGAATACTTCGAGCCGATTACCGGCGTTCGGTATACTCCGGAAGAAAAGCGGGAGATAACCGCCGCGCCTCACCCCGAATATCGACCAATGAGGCCTCATATGCCGCCGCCTCCCCCGGGGCGGATTCGGCCTGCGGATCGTCCCGCTACAGGGAACATCTGGATCAATCCCATCGGGGGCCTCGGAGACGCGCTGATGCTCTCCGGCGTACTCAAGGCCGCCGTCGACCGGGACCCGACGAGGAGCTTTAAATTGATCGCCCGGTCGCCCTTCGTCCCGATCTTTTCCGGGCACCCGGCGATTTCCGAGATCGGGCATCCGAAACCGAATTCTCCCATCATCGCCACGGCATACTGGGACGATCCCGATTTCAGAGAGGGACGCATGCGTGCCTACCAGGTGCTCGCCCGGCTCTTCAACCTGCCGACACCCATAGAGGAAACACTATACCTCGCGGACGATCACGGCCCTGACCCGGACCTGTTGGCCCGAATACCGCTTAAGGAGACAAACATTCTCGTCGCACCGTCGGCGGGAACGCCCAGAAAGGAAATGCCCATAGAGATGTGGGAAGAGCTGGTAGGCCGAATGATCGATGAGGGATTCGGTGTCATTCAGGCGGGCACCTCAACCTCCCGCCAAATCAGGGGCGCCTACAGCCTTCGGGGTATCCTGACGATACCCGAAGCGGCGATGCTTCCCGGATACGTCGACGCGGTCGTCACGTCGGCCTCCTTCTTTATGCACGCGGCCCACCTGTGCGACACCGCGGCCGTCGTCCTGTGGGGCCCCACCGATCACCGGCAGTATGGATACAGCGGTCAGGCACACCTCCAGGCACATTGCCCGACTGATCAGAATGTCCCCTGCATCAGAAGCGGCCGCGGCCCGGGATACGGCTCCCCCTGCCCCCTGGGGATGGATCACTGTATGCACCGTCACGATATCGACGACGTATTCCGCTCACTCATTGAACTACTTGAAGGCACAAAAGACGCCCGCCGTCAGGCTGACCCGTCCGGCTCCCGGCCGGCACGATGA
- the lptG gene encoding LPS export ABC transporter permease LptG, which translates to MSILTRYITGQFLYIFLLTVASFVVLFLIVDIFEDMNKIIEYQVPLATAIWYFATKIPYMLFVSLPLAVMLATLISLGLMSKNLELIAMRASGVGYISIITPIIACSLLISVLAFFGDEYIVPESNRINEYINTVKIKQNELSYKSEYQEYKIWIRRGNTIYYVGHFIPEKSVIVDFVILEFDDSFQLKRRIMAERAKWNGTLWRCYNMIENTYDQQGRFETSKYDVKLVSLSETPDDFMIVFAENTDQMSYRELKQYIAKLNADGYETTKYQVDLMSKLAYPFANFIMVLISVPFAIIIGRRGGISASVVVAFAIAFLYWVTYSICVSLGNAGTLPPILAAWTANILFIIGGSYMFLSVRT; encoded by the coding sequence ATGAGTATCCTGACACGTTACATTACGGGGCAATTCCTCTATATCTTTCTATTGACCGTTGCGTCGTTCGTCGTGCTGTTTCTGATAGTCGATATCTTCGAGGACATGAACAAGATCATCGAATATCAGGTGCCCTTGGCTACGGCGATCTGGTACTTCGCCACGAAAATTCCGTACATGCTGTTCGTCTCCCTGCCACTGGCGGTGATGCTCGCAACCCTCATATCCCTGGGTCTCATGTCGAAAAACCTGGAACTGATCGCCATGAGAGCCAGCGGCGTCGGATATATAAGCATCATCACCCCCATCATCGCCTGTTCGCTCCTCATCAGCGTCCTCGCATTCTTCGGAGACGAATACATCGTTCCCGAATCGAACCGCATTAATGAATACATCAACACCGTGAAGATCAAGCAAAACGAGCTCAGTTATAAATCCGAGTACCAGGAGTATAAAATCTGGATACGTCGGGGGAACACCATATACTATGTCGGACATTTTATCCCGGAAAAATCGGTGATCGTCGATTTCGTCATTCTCGAATTCGACGACTCCTTTCAACTGAAACGGCGCATCATGGCGGAGCGGGCAAAGTGGAACGGCACCCTCTGGCGATGCTACAACATGATCGAAAACACCTATGATCAGCAGGGCAGGTTTGAAACAAGTAAATACGATGTCAAGCTGGTTTCACTTTCCGAGACCCCGGACGATTTCATGATCGTCTTCGCAGAAAACACCGATCAGATGTCCTATCGGGAATTGAAACAGTATATCGCCAAACTCAACGCCGACGGCTACGAAACCACCAAGTACCAGGTGGATCTGATGTCGAAACTCGCATATCCATTTGCGAACTTCATTATGGTGCTAATCTCGGTTCCCTTCGCCATCATCATCGGTCGGAGGGGCGGCATCTCAGCAAGTGTGGTTGTGGCCTTTGCAATCGCGTTTCTGTACTGGGTGACCTACAGCATCTGCGTCTCCCTGGGGAATGCGGGCACCCTCCCCCCCATCCTCGCGGCATGGACGGCCAATATCCTGTTCATCATCGGTGGTTCATATATGTTCCTGTCTGTGAGAACATAA
- a CDS encoding prolipoprotein diacylglyceryl transferase, whose amino-acid sequence MHPELFTIGEVVVHSYGVFVTLGLLAAVVSFLWELKRRDDSFWIGVDILLLMISAGLLGAKLFHVLFSLSDYQEGPHTILSLIFSGWSAAGGLLGSLLALVIYFRKKGLDGWYWMDTLIPSVPLAQTIMRVGCLMTGCCYGKPTHLPWAITFTKSTVAPLGVPLHPTQAYHLAANLLIYLFLTIRKKRSAFPGELTLAYVLFYTIQRSVIDVFRADPGRLWLWDTITTYQLIGTIAVIVVIFLYRSRMRTVS is encoded by the coding sequence ATGCATCCGGAATTATTCACTATCGGGGAAGTTGTCGTTCACTCCTACGGCGTCTTCGTCACCCTCGGACTGCTTGCGGCCGTGGTCTCGTTTCTGTGGGAGCTGAAACGGAGGGACGACTCGTTTTGGATCGGCGTCGACATCCTCCTATTGATGATTTCTGCCGGGCTTCTCGGCGCGAAGTTATTCCACGTCTTGTTCTCTCTCTCGGACTACCAGGAGGGACCCCACACGATTCTCTCCCTCATCTTCTCCGGGTGGTCGGCGGCCGGGGGGCTGTTGGGGTCGCTCCTCGCCCTGGTCATCTATTTTCGGAAGAAGGGCCTTGACGGCTGGTATTGGATGGACACCCTCATCCCGTCCGTCCCCCTGGCCCAGACCATCATGCGGGTCGGATGTCTGATGACGGGATGCTGTTACGGGAAGCCCACACACCTCCCCTGGGCGATTACGTTCACGAAGTCCACCGTGGCCCCGCTGGGCGTGCCCCTACACCCCACCCAGGCGTATCACCTGGCGGCGAACCTCCTGATTTATCTCTTCCTGACGATTCGGAAAAAACGGTCGGCTTTTCCCGGGGAGCTGACACTGGCCTATGTATTATTCTATACCATCCAGAGGAGCGTCATCGACGTGTTCCGGGCCGACCCCGGCCGCCTCTGGCTGTGGGATACGATAACAACCTATCAGCTCATCGGCACCATCGCCGTGATCGTCGTCATCTTCCTCTATCGCTCGCGAATGAGAACCGTCTCGTAA
- a CDS encoding FecR domain-containing protein codes for MKITRSVTWILLGVTLCAAFLVGIVFAQNGDASTASVVYIDGFVDVRYAGTEEWVSLPESAVLSVGDEIETDTESEVILALPDGSKVKIGSSSRVLIKELGLLEITNVSKTTLEVVSGKIRAAVTPFVSKESSFTVETENVSIGVRGTDFGVIFDPDTFVTTIISIQDCVEVVSTNYPMLDAVMVCTSEELLVSADGMPGEVLGVDAEKLLEFLEEMRFQGEGAGGEGAGFPPEVVRAILNGTINLEDVEEGILLLRDSLTPRGTVEIVGDAEDDEYDIVKVEYSLDAGFTWHEAEGTTHWSFEYVPDHLMVYEVMVRATNDAGLVSDPMDFGPWMITYWDLTYEQVGWEYVEAFFEVLETGDLSALEDLISDDYLGSAGGYFSKEELISAIEEFLASNPGAVFSYTIDRVYKGSVIITVTWQLSLHGRTWDGVVTFWLSEEDGFALVKTEGDLEFPTYVPSGLPAGLTVQEIFWPEPYPCNRGMAVLLIAPNIPSDVMEVTIIAADSTCGTFYYLTLTRDYYLAETGYLDGFGGVFALYDDFNCGNPVSCFAPFASYNGLFEPAEVIVTFNGYGYNFVQILELF; via the coding sequence ATGAAGATTACTCGAAGCGTCACTTGGATACTGTTGGGCGTTACATTGTGTGCCGCTTTCTTGGTCGGCATTGTCTTCGCCCAGAACGGTGATGCGTCCACGGCGTCGGTGGTGTATATCGACGGGTTTGTCGATGTGCGCTACGCCGGGACGGAGGAGTGGGTGTCTCTTCCGGAGAGTGCTGTATTATCCGTGGGCGACGAGATCGAGACGGATACGGAGAGCGAGGTGATCCTTGCACTTCCCGACGGGAGCAAGGTGAAGATCGGTTCCTCCAGTCGGGTGCTCATCAAGGAGCTGGGATTGTTGGAGATCACCAATGTCTCCAAGACGACGCTCGAGGTGGTTTCCGGCAAGATACGGGCGGCGGTGACGCCCTTTGTAAGCAAGGAGTCCTCGTTCACGGTGGAGACGGAGAACGTGTCCATCGGCGTACGGGGCACGGACTTCGGCGTGATTTTTGATCCCGACACGTTTGTCACGACCATTATCAGTATTCAGGACTGTGTTGAGGTGGTGTCGACCAATTATCCCATGCTGGACGCGGTGATGGTGTGCACCAGCGAGGAGCTGTTGGTGTCGGCGGACGGGATGCCGGGTGAGGTGCTGGGCGTGGACGCCGAGAAGCTGCTTGAGTTTCTTGAGGAGATGCGGTTTCAGGGCGAGGGCGCCGGCGGCGAGGGCGCCGGGTTTCCTCCCGAGGTCGTTCGGGCGATATTGAACGGGACCATCAACCTGGAGGACGTGGAGGAGGGGATACTGCTGCTTCGGGACAGCCTGACGCCGAGGGGCACCGTAGAGATTGTTGGTGACGCGGAGGACGACGAATACGATATCGTGAAGGTGGAGTACAGCCTTGACGCGGGGTTCACCTGGCATGAGGCGGAAGGGACGACCCACTGGTCGTTCGAGTATGTGCCGGATCACTTGATGGTGTACGAGGTGATGGTTCGGGCGACGAACGATGCGGGTTTGGTGTCCGATCCGATGGATTTCGGTCCATGGATGATCACGTACTGGGATCTGACATACGAGCAGGTTGGCTGGGAGTATGTGGAGGCGTTTTTCGAGGTGTTAGAGACCGGAGACCTCAGTGCGCTGGAGGATTTGATATCGGACGATTACCTGGGCTCTGCGGGGGGATATTTCTCCAAGGAGGAGCTGATATCGGCGATAGAGGAGTTTCTCGCCAGCAATCCCGGAGCGGTGTTCAGCTACACGATCGATCGGGTATATAAGGGGAGCGTGATCATCACGGTGACGTGGCAGTTGAGCCTGCACGGCCGTACCTGGGACGGCGTGGTGACCTTCTGGCTGTCCGAGGAGGATGGGTTTGCGCTGGTGAAGACCGAGGGGGACCTGGAATTTCCGACATACGTACCCAGCGGTTTGCCCGCGGGTCTTACGGTCCAGGAAATTTTTTGGCCGGAGCCCTATCCGTGCAACCGGGGAATGGCGGTGCTTCTGATTGCACCGAATATACCGTCTGATGTAATGGAAGTGACGATTATTGCGGCGGATTCAACCTGTGGAACATTCTACTATCTCACCCTTACGCGGGACTACTATCTCGCCGAAACCGGTTATCTGGACGGCTTCGGAGGCGTTTTCGCCCT